Proteins from a genomic interval of Nostoc sp. TCL240-02:
- a CDS encoding CIA30 family protein, which yields MTDKNRSQWDLGRFIETLTYFEVIPFLNWVQHLIQGRPKDNQDRPNGGRNVGVILVAGATGGVGKRVVQRSLQRGYKVRALVRDIDKARSILGNDIDLVVADITKPETLTPLVMADIQAVVCCTAVRVQPVEGDTADRAKYYQGVKFYQPEIVGDTPENVEYQGVKNLVQAAAKYLPQGNEKIIFDFTKPSAELKDNWGALDDVVMGGVSASNIQLVENTALFAGNVSTANSGGFASVRTKNFDPPFNLSGYEGVKLHIKGDGQRYKIFLRTDTKWDGIGYSYSFDTVANTWINVHIPFADLIPVFRAKVVKDAPPIEQTKICSFQLMLSKFEYDGALNPKFSPGGFTLQLESIKAYGGTTLPQFILVSSAGVTRPGRPGINLDEEPPAVKLNDQLGGILTWKLKGEDSLRESGIPYTIIRPCALTEEPGGKELIFEQGDNIKGKISREDVAELCVQALKIAPACNITFEVKQTDNTVNSIDWQRLFSNLVKDK from the coding sequence ATGACTGACAAAAATCGTTCTCAATGGGACTTAGGCAGGTTTATCGAAACCCTGACTTACTTTGAGGTAATTCCTTTCCTCAACTGGGTACAGCATTTAATCCAAGGCCGTCCAAAGGATAATCAAGATAGACCCAATGGAGGAAGAAACGTGGGTGTAATACTAGTAGCAGGTGCAACAGGTGGTGTAGGTAAACGAGTAGTGCAGCGATCGCTCCAACGTGGTTATAAAGTTCGCGCTCTAGTTCGAGACATTGACAAAGCACGGTCGATTCTAGGTAATGACATAGACTTAGTAGTTGCGGATATCACAAAACCAGAAACTTTAACTCCTTTAGTTATGGCTGATATCCAAGCTGTAGTTTGCTGCACAGCAGTACGCGTGCAACCAGTTGAAGGAGACACAGCCGATAGAGCAAAATATTATCAAGGTGTTAAATTTTACCAACCAGAAATTGTTGGCGACACCCCAGAAAATGTAGAATATCAAGGTGTCAAAAACTTAGTCCAAGCGGCCGCAAAATATCTGCCCCAAGGAAACGAAAAAATAATATTTGATTTCACCAAGCCATCAGCAGAATTAAAAGATAACTGGGGGGCATTGGATGATGTTGTCATGGGTGGCGTGAGTGCCAGTAATATTCAATTAGTAGAAAATACAGCTTTGTTTGCTGGTAATGTCTCCACTGCTAACTCTGGCGGATTTGCTTCTGTTAGAACTAAGAATTTTGATCCCCCTTTCAACTTATCCGGTTATGAAGGTGTGAAATTGCACATCAAAGGTGATGGACAACGTTATAAAATCTTCCTACGAACAGATACAAAATGGGATGGCATTGGCTACAGCTATTCTTTTGACACAGTAGCTAATACTTGGATAAATGTTCACATTCCCTTTGCAGATTTGATTCCCGTCTTTCGGGCAAAAGTTGTCAAAGATGCGCCGCCTATTGAGCAGACTAAAATTTGTTCATTCCAATTGATGTTGAGCAAATTTGAATATGATGGAGCTTTGAATCCCAAATTTTCCCCTGGTGGTTTTACTTTGCAATTGGAATCAATTAAGGCTTACGGTGGTACAACTTTACCACAATTTATCCTAGTCAGTTCAGCAGGCGTAACTCGTCCCGGTCGCCCTGGCATTAATTTAGATGAAGAACCGCCAGCAGTGAAATTAAATGACCAATTAGGAGGAATTCTAACTTGGAAGTTGAAGGGAGAAGATAGTTTAAGAGAAAGCGGAATTCCTTATACGATTATTAGACCTTGTGCTTTAACTGAGGAACCAGGGGGTAAGGAATTAATATTTGAGCAAGGCGATAATATTAAGGGCAAAATCAGCCGTGAAGATGTGGCAGAACTTTGCGTGCAA
- a CDS encoding pentapeptide repeat-containing protein: MEIWGCMDANELLKRYCAGERNFTQESLHLVNLSEVCLAGINLNRANLANATLSQTNLRQANLIEANLTAATLWRTDLSGSNLILVNLKAANLIRATLRNVDLHEAFLIKADLRLADLHDADLSSANLAGADLSYANLSGVNLAGANLSGANLTGAKLSNTDLSHANLAKAIFCKTDLSNVDFTEVDLTGVDLHYCLFNGVTLPERSLIEVG; this comes from the coding sequence ATGGAGATTTGGGGTTGTATGGATGCTAATGAACTTCTCAAACGCTATTGTGCAGGAGAGAGAAATTTCACTCAAGAAAGTCTGCACTTAGTTAACCTCAGCGAGGTCTGTTTAGCTGGAATCAATTTGAATCGAGCTAACTTGGCTAACGCAACTTTATCACAGACCAACTTGCGCCAAGCAAACTTGATTGAAGCAAATTTGACTGCGGCGACCTTATGGAGAACGGATCTAAGTGGCTCAAATTTGATTTTAGTAAACCTCAAGGCTGCTAATCTGATTCGAGCAACTCTTAGGAATGTGGACTTGCATGAAGCTTTCCTGATAAAAGCAGATTTGCGTTTAGCAGACTTGCATGATGCTGACCTCAGTAGTGCAAACTTGGCAGGAGCAGACTTGAGCTATGCTAACCTAAGTGGTGTAAACTTGGCTGGGGCAAATCTCAGTGGTGCAAACTTGACTGGCGCGAAGTTGAGCAATACAGACCTGAGTCATGCTAATCTTGCCAAAGCTATTTTCTGCAAAACTGATTTAAGTAACGTTGATTTCACGGAAGTAGACTTGACTGGGGTTGATTTGCACTACTGTTTATTTAACGGAGTCACCCTACCTGAACGAAGCTTAATTGAAGTGGGTTGA
- a CDS encoding orange carotenoid protein N-terminal domain-containing protein, with amino-acid sequence MSFTIKSAQSIFPGTLVADVVPTVVESFSQLNAEDQLALLWFAYTEMGRSITVAAPGAANMVLAQGLLEQIKQMPFDAQTRVMYDLANRADTPLCRSYASFTVNIKLGFWYQLGEWMAQGIVAPIPEGYKLSPKAADVLEAIRNADSGQQITILRNTVVSMGFDPNAPGSYKKVSEPVAPPTAPAFRTKVTIEGINNPTVLGYINNMNANDFEAAVALFRSEGALQPPFERPIVGQDAIRAYMREECQGLKMIPERGISEPVEDGYTQIKVTGKVQTPWFGASVGMNIAWRFLLDPQGKIFFVAIDLLASPKELLNLVRK; translated from the coding sequence ATGTCTTTTACCATCAAGTCGGCTCAAAGTATTTTTCCCGGCACGCTAGTTGCTGATGTTGTTCCAACTGTTGTCGAATCATTCTCTCAACTCAATGCTGAAGATCAACTAGCATTACTTTGGTTTGCTTATACCGAAATGGGTAGAAGTATTACGGTTGCTGCTCCAGGGGCAGCTAACATGGTACTCGCACAAGGCTTACTTGAACAAATTAAGCAAATGCCTTTCGACGCTCAAACACGAGTTATGTACGATTTGGCTAACCGTGCTGATACACCCCTCTGCCGTTCTTATGCATCCTTCACCGTCAACATCAAGCTGGGCTTCTGGTATCAGTTAGGAGAATGGATGGCACAAGGAATTGTCGCTCCTATCCCAGAAGGTTACAAGCTTTCTCCCAAGGCTGCTGATGTGTTAGAAGCAATCAGGAATGCTGATTCAGGTCAACAAATCACAATTCTCCGCAATACCGTAGTGAGCATGGGATTTGACCCGAACGCTCCCGGTAGTTACAAAAAAGTTTCAGAACCTGTGGCTCCCCCCACTGCACCAGCATTTCGGACTAAAGTCACCATTGAGGGTATCAACAACCCTACAGTGCTTGGCTATATCAACAACATGAATGCCAATGACTTTGAAGCTGCGGTTGCTCTATTTCGTTCTGAAGGTGCTTTGCAACCTCCCTTTGAAAGACCGATTGTTGGTCAAGATGCAATCCGCGCTTATATGCGTGAAGAATGCCAGGGATTGAAAATGATACCAGAGCGTGGTATATCCGAGCCAGTAGAAGATGGCTATACCCAAATAAAAGTCACCGGCAAAGTCCAAACCCCTTGGTTCGGTGCAAGTGTGGGAATGAATATTGCATGGCGGTTTTTGCTCGATCCTCAAGGCAAAATCTTCTTCGTAGCGATTGACTTGCTTGCTTCTCCTAAAGAACTGCTTAACCTAGTACGTAAGTAG
- a CDS encoding high light inducible protein, producing the protein MTNKGFTINERGQLNRFAIEPKIYVDETPRTGFTEYAEKLNGRLAMIGFISLIALEVFTRHGLISSLTNF; encoded by the coding sequence ATGACAAATAAAGGCTTTACTATTAACGAACGCGGTCAACTCAACAGATTTGCGATTGAACCCAAAATTTATGTTGACGAAACCCCACGGACAGGCTTCACCGAATATGCCGAAAAACTCAATGGTCGTTTGGCAATGATTGGTTTTATCTCACTCATCGCGTTGGAAGTTTTCACGAGACACGGTTTGATTAGCTCGCTAACTAACTTTTAG
- the trpE gene encoding anthranilate synthase component I produces the protein MVFPDFSEFSQLALQGNFVPVYQEWVADLDTPVSAWYKVCAGQPYSFLLESIEGGEKLGRYSLVGCDPLWVLEARGDRTTQLNRDGSQVVFAGDPFATLAECLAPYHPVKLPQLPPGIGGLFGFWGYELINWIEPRVPIYPPDERNIPDGLWMQVDHLLIFDQVKRKIWAVAYADLRDPNVDLYAAYQQAGDRVTQMLEKLSLPLSPEKTRLEWKPPESRGAKEQGSREQGAEEYRSNFTRPDFCASVGKAKEYIKAGDIFQVVISQRLSTPYTGDPFALYRSLRQINPSPYMAYFNFQDWQIIGSSPEVMVKAETAPDGGVIATVRPIAGTRPRGKTTEQDAAFAQDLLEDPKEVAEHVMLVDLGRNDLGRVCQNGSVKVDELMVVERYSHVMHIVSNVVGKLALDKTAWDLLKACFPAGTVSGAPKIRAMEIIHELESSRRGVYSGVYGYYDFEGQLNTAIAIRTMVVHDKTVSVQAGAGLVADSEPEKEYEETLNKARGLLEAIRCLR, from the coding sequence ATGGTATTCCCCGATTTCTCTGAATTTTCTCAGCTAGCTTTACAAGGCAACTTTGTTCCGGTATATCAAGAATGGGTAGCGGACTTAGATACGCCCGTATCTGCTTGGTATAAAGTCTGTGCAGGTCAGCCCTATAGCTTTTTGTTGGAATCGATAGAAGGTGGGGAAAAACTAGGACGCTATAGTTTAGTGGGCTGCGATCCACTTTGGGTTTTGGAAGCAAGAGGCGATCGCACCACCCAATTAAACCGCGATGGTTCGCAGGTCGTTTTTGCAGGCGACCCTTTTGCAACTTTAGCCGAATGTTTAGCACCTTATCACCCAGTCAAGTTACCACAGCTACCGCCAGGAATTGGCGGCTTGTTTGGGTTTTGGGGCTATGAATTGATTAACTGGATTGAGCCGCGCGTGCCAATCTATCCACCAGATGAGCGAAATATCCCTGATGGCTTGTGGATGCAGGTAGACCACCTGTTGATTTTTGACCAGGTGAAGCGAAAAATTTGGGCAGTTGCTTATGCTGATTTACGCGACCCCAATGTAGATTTATACGCAGCCTATCAACAAGCAGGCGATCGCGTCACCCAAATGCTCGAAAAGCTATCTCTCCCCCTATCGCCCGAAAAAACTCGGTTGGAATGGAAACCACCAGAAAGTAGGGGAGCAAAGGAGCAGGGGAGCAGGGAGCAGGGAGCAGAGGAGTATAGGAGTAATTTTACTCGCCCTGATTTTTGTGCCAGCGTTGGGAAGGCCAAAGAATATATTAAAGCAGGCGATATCTTTCAAGTAGTAATTTCTCAGCGACTATCAACACCGTATACAGGCGACCCTTTTGCCCTTTATCGCTCCCTACGTCAGATAAATCCTTCGCCTTACATGGCTTACTTTAACTTCCAAGATTGGCAAATCATTGGTTCCAGTCCTGAAGTGATGGTGAAAGCCGAAACTGCTCCAGATGGGGGAGTTATAGCAACGGTACGCCCCATTGCTGGGACACGTCCACGGGGTAAAACTACCGAGCAAGATGCAGCATTCGCTCAAGATTTACTCGAAGATCCCAAAGAAGTTGCCGAACACGTGATGCTTGTAGATTTAGGGCGGAATGATTTGGGGCGTGTTTGTCAAAATGGTAGCGTCAAAGTTGATGAATTAATGGTAGTTGAGCGCTACTCCCATGTGATGCACATTGTCAGCAATGTTGTGGGTAAATTAGCACTCGATAAAACAGCATGGGATTTATTGAAAGCTTGCTTCCCAGCAGGTACGGTAAGTGGCGCACCCAAGATTCGGGCAATGGAAATTATCCACGAGTTAGAGTCTAGTCGGCGCGGTGTTTATTCTGGTGTGTATGGATATTACGATTTTGAGGGACAATTAAATACTGCGATCGCAATTCGCACAATGGTAGTACATGATAAAACCGTTAGCGTACAAGCTGGCGCAGGTTTAGTGGCTGATTCTGAGCCAGAAAAAGAATACGAAGAGACGCTGAATAAAGCTAGAGGTCTATTAGAAGCAATTCGTTGTTTGCGTTGA
- a CDS encoding photosystem I reaction center subunit II PsaD translates to MAETLSGQTPLFPGSTGGLLKKAEVEEKYAITWTSPKEQVFELPTGGAAVMRKGENLLYIARKEYGIFLGGQQLRKLKITDYKVYRILPNGETTLLHPADGVFPEKVNEGREKVRYVPRSIGQNPNPSQLKFSGKATHDA, encoded by the coding sequence ATGGCAGAAACACTCTCTGGACAAACCCCACTATTTCCTGGCAGCACTGGTGGCTTGCTAAAGAAAGCAGAAGTGGAAGAAAAGTACGCTATCACTTGGACTAGCCCGAAAGAGCAGGTATTTGAATTACCTACAGGTGGTGCTGCTGTTATGCGGAAAGGTGAAAACCTGCTGTATATAGCTCGTAAAGAATATGGCATCTTTTTGGGCGGTCAGCAACTTCGTAAACTCAAAATCACAGATTACAAAGTTTACCGGATTTTACCAAACGGAGAAACTACCTTACTTCACCCAGCTGATGGTGTCTTCCCTGAAAAAGTGAATGAAGGTCGTGAAAAAGTGCGTTATGTCCCACGCAGCATTGGGCAAAACCCCAATCCGTCACAACTCAAATTCAGTGGTAAAGCTACCCACGACGCATAG
- a CDS encoding DICT sensory domain-containing protein, which produces MSISTSVLSDLLKSLPYLRPQLYFKASLTALSHAMEDQVLAATLAQPLVIASFQRERFYRQEAHRYLRLALRSNQIYVLAAPETDFANSSEHYEKIAFEPTDGLSQEWHLVVIADNYATCLVCRESLGSIAKNKQLPELSPNLDIDTARRFEGVWTSERGVSLKAAELLLDRILVYRPELASKINEARQRFGIGEPRNHSGAEQLNEYACDIDTDPFVQRLVTYLQASQYKLHKAYRSIAAKARKERLVNSISTAIRRSLDPHEVLQVAAQELGQHLEACRCLIYRAQATDSQAIIEHEFLNPGILSVRGQTWELEKNSLFQDIVQQGEGVCISDTLNDPRVNNSPGLSLIAKKFAIRSWLMEPVFYQGRLLGIVELHYCGMPPHECQPGELDLVEAIATQVGAALIQAEAYANLEELNQQLEALDRTRSNLIAITGHELRTPLSTIQVCLESLASEPDMPLELQQIMLNTALSDSERMRKLVQDFLTLSNLESGRVQWHPESLTLQECVDLALSRNRTRSSTEKPPQVKTQIAENLPLVRADGDWLVEVLAKLMDNACKFTPSEGEITIKAISNSHQMVEVTVADTGRGIEPNRLEVVFDRFYQEEGALRRTTGGTGLGLAICRQIVNGWGGEIWAKSTGKDQGSQFHFTIPIVQNSHEEKRAKVKSK; this is translated from the coding sequence ATGAGCATTTCGACTTCTGTGCTGAGTGATCTGCTAAAGTCCCTACCATACTTGCGGCCCCAGCTATATTTTAAGGCTTCACTAACAGCGCTCTCCCATGCGATGGAAGATCAAGTTTTGGCTGCGACTTTAGCACAACCCCTTGTAATTGCTAGTTTCCAGCGAGAGCGATTCTACCGCCAAGAAGCTCATCGCTACCTGCGACTTGCCTTGCGGAGTAACCAAATATACGTATTAGCTGCTCCAGAAACGGATTTCGCCAATAGTTCGGAACATTATGAAAAGATCGCTTTTGAGCCAACGGATGGCTTAAGTCAAGAGTGGCATTTGGTAGTGATTGCTGACAATTATGCTACTTGTCTGGTTTGTCGGGAAAGCCTTGGTTCTATTGCTAAAAACAAGCAACTACCGGAACTAAGCCCTAATCTGGATATAGACACAGCGCGAAGATTTGAGGGAGTTTGGACATCGGAAAGGGGAGTTAGTCTGAAAGCCGCTGAATTGCTGTTAGACAGGATTTTGGTTTACAGACCAGAACTGGCAAGTAAAATAAACGAGGCACGTCAAAGGTTTGGCATCGGAGAGCCGCGAAACCACTCTGGAGCGGAACAGCTTAACGAATATGCTTGTGACATCGATACAGATCCCTTTGTGCAGCGCTTAGTCACTTACTTGCAAGCTAGTCAATACAAATTGCACAAAGCTTACCGTTCCATTGCTGCTAAAGCACGAAAAGAACGATTAGTCAACTCAATTAGTACTGCTATTCGGCGATCGCTCGATCCTCACGAAGTTCTCCAAGTGGCGGCACAAGAATTAGGACAACACCTAGAAGCTTGTCGCTGTCTAATTTACCGCGCTCAAGCTACAGATAGCCAAGCCATAATTGAACACGAGTTTTTGAATCCCGGTATTTTATCGGTTCGTGGGCAAACTTGGGAATTAGAGAAAAATTCCCTCTTTCAGGACATCGTGCAACAAGGCGAAGGTGTTTGTATTAGCGATACGCTAAATGACCCTCGGGTGAACAATTCGCCAGGGCTTTCCTTAATTGCCAAAAAGTTTGCCATTCGTTCTTGGCTGATGGAACCAGTATTTTATCAGGGGCGGTTGTTGGGCATCGTGGAGTTGCATTACTGTGGAATGCCACCGCACGAGTGCCAACCTGGGGAGTTGGATTTGGTAGAAGCGATCGCTACCCAAGTCGGAGCAGCCCTGATTCAAGCCGAGGCCTACGCCAACCTAGAAGAACTTAACCAGCAGTTAGAAGCCCTAGACCGCACCCGCAGCAACCTTATAGCCATCACTGGACACGAACTGCGTACTCCCCTATCCACCATTCAAGTGTGTCTAGAAAGTCTCGCTAGTGAGCCGGATATGCCTTTGGAGTTGCAGCAAATTATGCTCAACACGGCTCTTTCCGACTCAGAACGGATGCGAAAATTGGTACAAGATTTCCTCACGCTTTCCAACTTGGAAAGCGGGCGAGTGCAATGGCATCCAGAATCCCTGACTTTACAAGAGTGTGTGGATTTAGCACTCAGCCGCAATCGCACGCGTTCTTCGACGGAAAAGCCACCCCAAGTCAAAACTCAAATTGCCGAAAATCTACCTCTGGTAAGGGCTGATGGTGATTGGCTAGTAGAGGTACTGGCAAAACTGATGGACAATGCTTGTAAATTTACGCCGTCCGAAGGAGAAATCACCATTAAAGCGATTTCCAACAGCCATCAAATGGTCGAGGTGACTGTGGCTGACACTGGACGCGGCATTGAACCCAATCGTTTAGAAGTAGTTTTTGACCGCTTCTATCAAGAAGAAGGAGCGCTACGCCGCACCACTGGCGGAACAGGACTTGGTTTAGCTATTTGTCGTCAAATTGTGAATGGCTGGGGTGGAGAAATTTGGGCAAAGTCAACTGGCAAAGACCAGGGTAGCCAGTTTCACTTCACCATCCCCATTGTTCAGAATAGCCATGAAGAAAAGCGGGCAAAAGTCAAGAGTAAATAG
- a CDS encoding amylo-alpha-1,6-glucosidase: MTPDTLMTPEKIFLDGKTFIPAEQLPIPEWPCVVSERPQPTLTVKDDDLFFVTDTIGNISGCSLSEGNPSMGLFCCDTRFLNRLELQIEGRSPVLLSSTAGKGFSLSVLCTNPRIDERLRAETIGIRREIVLNGALFEEIEVSNYSTTTVNFELSISFDADFVDLFEVRGYDREKRGRLLRLLEPTTEEGIVNGVSPLPKDPSTFREESLTLAYQGLDGSVMESRILFQHRQPDYFKGYTAVWQLELASHETQKLGYRVNMLKNNQSSSTVSAAITLGQAKAAELMEEQHWVQQITRISSDKSTFNRVIERAEQDMYLLRQSFGKHKTVSAGVPWFSTLFGRDSLITASQTLMLNSQIAKETLILLATYQGKIDDEWREEEPGKILHELRLGEMARCQEIPHTPYYGTVDATPLWLMLYAEHYAWTHDQELLELLWPNALAAMDWIDRNTKQTSYLSYYRKSKRGLANQGWKDSGDCIVNHKGELANGPIALCEVQAYVYAAKMRLAEIARMKKRLDLADRWQEEARSLKLRFNRDFWVEDQDFCALALDGDGKPVDSITSNPGHCLHLGLFTHERAYSVAERLRAPDMFNGWGIRTLSSLSPAYNPMGYHIGSVWPHDNALIAMGLRSLGLIDQALELFQGLFDMTSQQPYERPPELFCGYERNGDNAPVQYPVACTPQAWATGSIFQLLQMMVNLVPDAQNNCLRIIDPALPESINRLSFHNLRVGPTILDLEFERSGTTTACRVAKKRGNLRVVIEA, translated from the coding sequence ATGACACCGGATACGCTAATGACCCCGGAAAAAATTTTCCTGGATGGAAAAACTTTTATTCCTGCTGAACAATTACCTATCCCGGAGTGGCCTTGTGTTGTGAGTGAAAGACCACAACCGACACTGACGGTTAAAGATGATGATTTATTTTTCGTGACAGATACTATCGGGAATATTTCTGGCTGTTCCCTCAGTGAGGGTAATCCCAGTATGGGGCTGTTTTGCTGTGATACGAGATTTCTCAATCGCTTAGAGTTGCAAATTGAAGGGCGATCGCCTGTACTTCTCAGTAGTACTGCCGGAAAAGGGTTTTCACTCTCAGTTTTGTGTACTAACCCCAGAATTGACGAACGCCTAAGAGCCGAAACTATCGGAATTCGGCGAGAAATAGTACTCAATGGCGCTCTATTTGAAGAAATAGAAGTATCTAACTACAGCACAACAACTGTCAATTTTGAACTAAGTATCAGCTTCGATGCAGATTTTGTTGATTTATTTGAAGTCCGGGGTTATGACAGAGAAAAACGCGGTAGGCTTTTACGTCTACTAGAACCCACGACTGAAGAAGGAATTGTCAATGGCGTTTCACCATTACCTAAAGACCCATCAACTTTTAGGGAAGAATCCTTAACACTTGCCTATCAAGGTCTGGATGGATCGGTGATGGAATCTCGGATTTTATTCCAGCATCGTCAACCAGACTATTTCAAAGGTTACACTGCGGTTTGGCAGCTAGAGTTGGCTTCTCACGAAACCCAAAAGCTGGGTTATCGAGTGAATATGTTGAAAAATAACCAATCTAGTTCAACCGTAAGCGCCGCCATCACTTTAGGACAGGCGAAAGCTGCTGAGTTGATGGAGGAGCAACACTGGGTACAGCAAATTACCCGCATTAGCTCAGATAAAAGCACTTTCAATCGAGTGATTGAGCGGGCCGAGCAAGATATGTATTTGTTGCGCCAGTCTTTTGGAAAGCATAAGACAGTTTCGGCTGGAGTACCGTGGTTTTCTACACTATTTGGGCGGGATTCGCTGATTACAGCTTCCCAAACCCTGATGTTAAACTCGCAAATCGCCAAAGAAACCCTAATATTACTGGCGACATACCAAGGCAAAATCGACGACGAATGGCGCGAAGAAGAACCGGGTAAGATTTTGCACGAGTTACGTTTGGGAGAAATGGCTCGTTGTCAAGAAATTCCTCACACGCCATACTACGGTACAGTTGATGCGACTCCCCTGTGGCTAATGCTGTATGCCGAACATTATGCTTGGACTCACGACCAAGAACTCCTAGAGTTACTTTGGCCAAATGCTTTAGCAGCAATGGACTGGATCGATCGCAATACCAAACAAACCAGTTACCTCAGCTACTACCGTAAATCTAAACGCGGTCTGGCTAACCAAGGTTGGAAAGACTCTGGCGACTGCATTGTCAACCATAAGGGAGAATTAGCTAACGGCCCAATTGCCCTTTGTGAGGTGCAAGCTTATGTCTATGCTGCAAAAATGCGCCTAGCAGAAATAGCGAGGATGAAAAAGCGCCTTGATTTGGCAGATCGTTGGCAAGAAGAGGCTAGAAGTCTCAAGCTTCGTTTTAATCGAGATTTTTGGGTAGAAGACCAGGATTTCTGCGCCTTGGCTTTGGATGGAGATGGTAAACCTGTAGACAGTATTACCTCAAATCCTGGTCATTGTCTGCATTTGGGTCTTTTCACCCACGAAAGAGCCTACAGTGTAGCAGAACGGTTGCGGGCACCAGATATGTTTAATGGTTGGGGCATTCGTACCCTGAGTAGTTTATCACCCGCTTACAATCCAATGGGTTATCACATTGGTTCGGTTTGGCCCCATGATAACGCTCTGATTGCAATGGGATTGCGATCGCTAGGTCTAATCGATCAAGCCTTAGAACTTTTCCAAGGTTTATTCGATATGACCAGTCAGCAGCCTTATGAACGTCCTCCAGAACTCTTCTGCGGCTACGAACGCAACGGTGATAATGCCCCTGTGCAGTATCCAGTTGCTTGCACTCCCCAAGCTTGGGCGACTGGTAGTATCTTCCAACTGCTGCAAATGATGGTCAACTTGGTGCCTGATGCTCAAAATAACTGCTTGCGAATAATCGATCCCGCTTTGCCAGAATCGATTAATCGCCTATCATTTCACAATTTGCGAGTCGGCCCCACAATTCTCGATTTAGAATTCGAGCGTTCTGGTACTACGACTGCTTGTCGCGTTGCGAAAAAACGGGGCAATTTGCGGGTAGTGATTGAAGCATAG